The following proteins come from a genomic window of Sphaerisporangium rubeum:
- a CDS encoding cellulose binding domain-containing protein has translation MKIKDLAKSLIVTLLAVCIGVSTTGLVAPEYAAIAATGPAGNDSAGLAAGGCVADPTLPGATKSSLYTVTADGSPLFVEKMTKFAPEMQVHYAHCSMAAAGTARFSVTVAQSFNSYTVSPKSRKLAVTRSGNTITFDSGPNYLIVQFDSAELLFILIDAPESDPPHLGDADVKSLADYGVDNTGGTLVTAKIQSAINAASGATRNILYVPAGKYLVGELWLRSNMTLYLAAGAVLYGSNNKADFNTGSGGVNIEGMQHASLRVYQVSNAKVLGRGVIDGNGKSLRAQGLNLALLKIEQSSNIEIDGPIVRDSSYWNTLIYRSDKVTIKNYKLINCRPMSGYNNTDGVDFDESTNGLLSNAFLYTGDDNMATKNEDTTAGAIDTKNVVHEHVVCYSNSACAKIGTKTEGRSMDGIEFRDIDVVKAGRSMVIDAVDTAVVSNTRWVNIRVENTDSLIDLQEDRPPSWRTVKNTATIRDAYFTNVASDVKKVVNLHGRSSTVNINGVHFTNFTVQGKPVTSSTDTDASWNINSYVSNITFSTTPTPTPTPTPTPTPTPTPTPTPTPTPTPSQSGVCEVGYTMNSWNDGFTAGIHITNRGTTTINSWTLAFTLPGGQTITNGWNATYTGSSGQISARNVSYNGTLAAGASTDIGFQATHTGNTGKPNQFTLNGVTCAIS, from the coding sequence GTGAAGATCAAAGATCTGGCGAAGTCATTAATCGTCACACTGCTTGCCGTTTGCATTGGCGTCAGCACGACCGGCCTGGTGGCGCCGGAGTACGCCGCGATTGCGGCGACCGGCCCGGCCGGCAACGACTCGGCCGGCCTGGCAGCCGGCGGCTGCGTCGCCGATCCCACGCTGCCGGGCGCCACGAAGAGTTCCCTCTACACCGTCACGGCGGACGGCTCCCCGCTGTTCGTGGAGAAGATGACCAAGTTCGCTCCCGAGATGCAGGTGCACTACGCGCACTGCTCGATGGCGGCAGCGGGCACCGCCAGGTTCTCCGTCACCGTCGCCCAAAGCTTCAACTCGTACACCGTCAGCCCCAAGAGCCGGAAGCTGGCGGTCACCAGAAGCGGCAACACCATCACCTTCGACAGCGGTCCCAACTACTTGATCGTCCAGTTCGACTCCGCTGAGCTCCTGTTCATCCTCATCGACGCACCCGAGTCCGATCCTCCGCACCTGGGGGACGCCGACGTCAAGAGCCTGGCGGACTACGGGGTCGACAACACGGGGGGGACACTCGTCACGGCCAAGATCCAAAGTGCCATCAACGCCGCGTCGGGAGCGACCCGTAACATCCTGTACGTGCCGGCGGGCAAGTACCTGGTCGGCGAGCTCTGGCTGAGAAGCAACATGACGTTGTATCTGGCCGCCGGTGCTGTCCTCTACGGCTCGAACAACAAGGCGGACTTCAACACCGGCAGCGGCGGGGTGAACATCGAGGGCATGCAGCACGCCTCCCTGCGGGTGTACCAGGTCAGCAACGCGAAGGTGCTGGGCCGCGGTGTCATCGACGGTAACGGGAAGTCGCTGCGGGCGCAGGGCCTGAATCTGGCGTTGCTGAAGATCGAGCAGAGCTCGAACATCGAGATCGACGGCCCGATCGTCCGTGACTCCAGCTACTGGAACACGCTCATCTACCGCAGCGACAAGGTCACCATCAAGAACTACAAGCTGATCAACTGTCGGCCCATGTCGGGTTACAACAACACAGACGGTGTGGATTTCGACGAGTCGACCAACGGCCTGTTGTCCAATGCCTTCCTCTACACCGGTGACGACAACATGGCGACCAAGAACGAGGACACCACCGCCGGTGCGATCGACACCAAGAACGTCGTCCACGAGCATGTCGTCTGCTACAGCAATTCCGCCTGCGCGAAGATCGGCACCAAGACGGAAGGACGGTCGATGGACGGGATCGAATTCCGTGACATCGACGTGGTGAAGGCGGGACGTTCGATGGTGATCGACGCGGTCGACACGGCCGTTGTTTCGAACACCCGGTGGGTGAACATCAGGGTGGAGAACACCGACAGCCTGATCGACCTGCAGGAGGACCGGCCGCCGTCCTGGCGAACCGTGAAGAACACCGCGACGATCCGCGACGCCTACTTCACCAACGTCGCCTCCGACGTGAAGAAGGTCGTCAACCTGCACGGTCGTTCGTCGACCGTGAACATCAACGGCGTACATTTCACCAACTTCACCGTCCAGGGCAAACCCGTCACCAGTTCGACCGACACGGACGCGAGCTGGAACATCAACTCCTACGTCTCCAACATCACCTTCTCCACGACCCCGACCCCCACGCCGACCCCGACCCCGACTCCCACGCCGACGCCGACTCCCACGCCGACGCCGACCCCCACGCCGACGCCGAGCCAGTCCGGCGTCTGCGAGGTGGGCTACACGATGAACTCATGGAACGACGGGTTCACCGCCGGCATCCACATCACCAACCGTGGCACGACAACGATCAACAGTTGGACTTTGGCGTTCACACTTCCCGGCGGGCAGACCATCACCAACGGCTGGAACGCCACCTACACCGGCTCCAGCGGTCAGATCTCCGCGCGCAACGTCTCGTACAACGGGACCCTGGCAGCAGGCGCATCCACCGACATCGGCTTCCAGGCCACCCATACCGGCAACACCGGCAAGCCTAACCAATTCACTCTCAATGGCGTCACCTGCGCCATTTCCTGA
- a CDS encoding M20/M25/M40 family metallo-hydrolase, which yields MGGVRAEDEVVGLCRDLIRIDTRNAGDNSGPGERVAAEYVAEKLGEVGVEARVLESSSKRANVVARVEGVDPSRDALVLHGHLDVVPFDAGDWKLHPLSGEVADGCVWGRGAVDMKDMDAMILAVMRQRLSEGRRPPRDVVLVFTADEEAGGEYGAQWLAREHRDVFEGCTEAIGEVGGFSVSVEEGRRLYLIEAAEKGIAWMRLTATGRAGHGSMLNGDNAVTELAEAVGRIGRYEWPVRVTPTVRAFFKDAFDIEIDAVDAEAAVGRLGPLARMVGATLRNTANPTMLAAGYKANVIPQVATGHVDGRFLPGYEEEFFSTIDELLGPNVTREFLYHDVAVETSFEGNLVRAMADALRAEDPEARPVPYTLSGGTDLKAFSRLGIRGFGFAPLRLPADLDFSGMFHGVDERVPVDSLRFGVRVLDRFLDDC from the coding sequence GTGGGTGGGGTTCGGGCTGAGGATGAGGTTGTGGGGCTTTGTCGGGACTTGATTCGGATCGATACGCGGAACGCGGGGGACAACTCGGGGCCTGGGGAGAGGGTGGCCGCTGAGTACGTGGCGGAGAAGTTGGGGGAGGTGGGGGTTGAGGCTCGGGTGCTGGAGTCGTCCAGTAAGAGAGCGAATGTGGTGGCTCGGGTTGAAGGGGTGGATCCTTCGCGGGACGCGTTGGTGCTGCATGGGCATCTGGATGTGGTGCCGTTCGACGCGGGGGACTGGAAGCTGCATCCGCTCAGTGGCGAGGTGGCGGACGGGTGTGTCTGGGGGCGGGGGGCGGTGGACATGAAGGACATGGACGCCATGATCCTCGCGGTGATGCGGCAACGGCTCAGTGAGGGGCGGCGGCCGCCTCGGGACGTCGTGCTGGTGTTCACGGCAGATGAGGAGGCCGGGGGTGAGTACGGGGCACAGTGGCTGGCTCGGGAGCACAGGGATGTGTTCGAGGGGTGCACGGAGGCCATCGGGGAGGTGGGGGGGTTCAGTGTGTCGGTCGAGGAGGGGCGGCGGCTGTATCTGATCGAGGCGGCGGAGAAGGGGATCGCCTGGATGCGGCTGACGGCCACGGGACGTGCGGGGCACGGGTCCATGCTGAACGGGGACAACGCCGTCACCGAGTTGGCGGAGGCGGTGGGGCGGATCGGACGGTACGAGTGGCCGGTGCGGGTGACGCCTACGGTGCGGGCCTTCTTCAAGGACGCGTTCGACATCGAGATCGACGCGGTGGACGCGGAGGCGGCGGTCGGCAGGCTGGGGCCGCTGGCGCGCATGGTGGGGGCCACGTTGCGGAACACCGCCAATCCGACGATGCTCGCGGCGGGGTACAAGGCGAACGTCATTCCGCAGGTGGCCACGGGGCATGTGGACGGACGGTTCCTGCCGGGGTACGAAGAGGAGTTCTTCTCGACGATCGATGAGCTGCTCGGGCCCAACGTGACCAGGGAGTTCCTGTATCACGACGTGGCGGTGGAGACGTCGTTCGAGGGGAACCTCGTGCGGGCCATGGCGGACGCGCTGCGGGCCGAGGACCCGGAGGCGCGGCCGGTGCCGTACACCCTGTCGGGAGGGACCGATCTGAAGGCCTTCAGCCGGCTCGGCATCAGAGGGTTCGGGTTCGCGCCGTTGCGGCTGCCTGCGGATCTCGACTTCTCGGGGATGTTCCACGGAGTGGATGAGAGGGTTCCGGTGGATTCGCTCCGGTTCGGGGTGCGGGTCCTTGACCGTTTCCTTGACGACTGCTGA
- a CDS encoding chaplin family protein, producing the protein MRTWAKTTAPAFLALGVLALSGGTAMADTSGTGSVGGGNQVNLPINIPVDISGNAAAVAGESAASSQGGASVQGGSGSVPGATSGEGSILGGNQVNAPISAPINACGNAVSVFGRSDARCKGGAAVKQSGGGGAGGNRTDGTGSVLGGNQVVAPVNAPVNLCGNAVAVFGEATAGCEGGAVVKGGGAGGAGGNRTSGRHSVLGGNQVVAPINAPVNICGNAVAVIGEAFAGCRGGAKVKGGGPGHGYGGGHGGGRGAGGNLTGGRHSVGGGNQVVAPITAPVNVCGNVIGGGWQRCEGGVHVPPAGSGGGAGGNRTDGRHSVGGGNQVVAPITAPVNVCGNAVAVLGQAFAGCRGGASVRGGGGGAGGNVTSGRSSVLGGNQVVAPVAVPVNVCGNAVAVLGDAAAGCLGGASVGGPGGHPGGGHGYARESGAAVRKQAGSGLLPELPLAPERRASATHQAGTPEPSGGAAAKALPKPPAVPAGDKKDLPELPVTPGGPVSGDPLAPVANVIDGTPVKGLVADDAAGDLPLGKAGLMSAEQPLGVVGMNAASLVALLGGAVFAGAALLFAAGRRLRLRRR; encoded by the coding sequence ATGCGTACGTGGGCGAAGACCACGGCACCCGCCTTCCTGGCGCTCGGTGTCCTGGCGCTCAGCGGTGGCACGGCCATGGCCGACACCTCCGGTACCGGTTCTGTCGGCGGTGGCAACCAGGTCAACCTGCCGATCAACATCCCGGTGGACATCAGCGGCAACGCCGCGGCGGTGGCCGGGGAGTCCGCGGCCTCCTCGCAGGGCGGCGCGTCCGTCCAGGGCGGCTCCGGGAGCGTCCCGGGTGCCACGTCGGGGGAGGGGAGCATCCTTGGTGGCAACCAGGTGAACGCCCCGATCTCGGCGCCGATCAACGCGTGCGGCAACGCCGTGTCCGTGTTCGGTAGGTCGGACGCTCGCTGCAAGGGTGGCGCGGCCGTCAAGCAGTCCGGTGGTGGTGGCGCCGGCGGGAACCGTACCGATGGCACGGGCAGTGTGCTCGGCGGCAACCAGGTGGTCGCGCCGGTCAACGCGCCGGTCAACCTGTGCGGTAACGCCGTCGCGGTGTTCGGCGAGGCCACCGCGGGCTGCGAGGGTGGCGCGGTCGTCAAGGGCGGCGGCGCGGGTGGTGCGGGTGGCAACCGGACGTCGGGACGGCACAGTGTGCTCGGCGGCAACCAGGTGGTCGCGCCGATCAACGCGCCGGTCAACATCTGCGGCAACGCCGTCGCGGTGATCGGGGAGGCGTTCGCGGGGTGCCGCGGCGGCGCCAAGGTCAAGGGCGGCGGGCCCGGTCACGGGTACGGCGGCGGTCACGGCGGCGGTCGTGGGGCCGGCGGCAACCTCACCGGCGGCAGGCACAGCGTCGGCGGTGGCAACCAGGTGGTGGCGCCGATCACCGCGCCGGTCAACGTGTGCGGCAACGTGATCGGCGGCGGGTGGCAGCGGTGCGAGGGTGGCGTGCACGTTCCCCCGGCGGGGAGCGGCGGTGGCGCCGGCGGTAACCGTACGGACGGCAGGCACAGCGTCGGCGGTGGCAACCAGGTGGTGGCGCCGATCACCGCGCCGGTCAACGTGTGCGGCAACGCGGTGGCGGTGCTGGGCCAGGCCTTCGCCGGGTGCCGCGGCGGCGCCTCGGTGCGGGGTGGTGGCGGGGGTGCCGGAGGGAACGTCACCTCCGGCCGGTCGTCCGTCCTCGGGGGTAACCAGGTCGTGGCGCCGGTGGCCGTGCCGGTCAACGTGTGCGGCAACGCGGTGGCGGTGCTCGGGGACGCGGCGGCCGGGTGCCTCGGCGGTGCGAGCGTCGGCGGCCCCGGTGGTCACCCCGGTGGCGGCCACGGGTACGCGCGCGAGTCCGGCGCGGCGGTGCGGAAGCAGGCCGGGAGCGGTCTGCTGCCTGAGCTGCCGCTCGCTCCCGAGCGGCGCGCCTCGGCGACCCACCAGGCGGGGACGCCTGAGCCGTCCGGCGGTGCCGCGGCCAAGGCCCTGCCGAAGCCCCCTGCCGTTCCCGCCGGTGACAAGAAGGATCTGCCTGAGCTCCCCGTCACTCCGGGTGGCCCGGTGTCCGGTGACCCGCTGGCTCCCGTCGCGAACGTCATCGACGGCACTCCCGTGAAGGGCCTCGTCGCGGACGACGCCGCCGGTGACCTGCCGCTCGGCAAGGCCGGGCTGATGAGCGCCGAGCAGCCGCTCGGGGTCGTCGGCATGAACGCGGCTTCGCTGGTCGCGCTGCTGGGTGGCGCCGTGTTCGCCGGCGCGGCCCTGCTGTTCGCGGCCGGTCGCCGGCTGCGCCTGCGCCGCCGGTGA